The genomic interval TATCCCGAGAGTAACCTATACCCGATTCGAAATAAAAGAAGGACGATTCTTTATCCGTCGGGGTGCGGCAAGTGCTTTTTCTTCAAATCAACAGTTCCAGGAAAGCCGTTTGGGGGCTGAAAGGTCTGCTGGAGGCACAAAATTATTTTGGCGCTCAGTGCGGGTGAGGTCAGTTTAGCATCTCCGCATCGAGGACCAGATTATCCATGATAAAATCGCGGCGATCGGGAGAGTTCTTGCCCATATAGAAAGAGAGAATCTCCGGGATGGAATGATCGCCGTGCACGTTAACTTGCGATAGACGCATGTTTTCCTTGCTGATAAAATCTTTGAACTCACCGGGTGAAATTTCGCCGAGCCCTTTGAAGCGGGTGATTTCGGCACCACGTCCTAGTTTTTTGAGTGCATTTTTTCGTTCCTCTTCTGAATAACAGTAGATCGTTTCCTTCTTGTTCCGCACGCGGAAAAGCGGCGTTTCCAGAATCTTCAGGTGGCCATTGCGTACAAGCCCTTCGAAAAAGCGAAGGAAAAAGGTAATCATCAAATTACGGATGTGCAGGCCGTCAACATCGGCGTCGGTGGCCAGAATGACATGGTTGTAGCGCAGGTTATCAATATTCTCCTCAATATTGAGGGCCCGCATCAGGTTGTAGGTTTCCACATTTTTATAAAGGGCATCGCGTTTCAGGTCGCACACATTCAGGGGTTTGCCTTTGAGGGTGAAAATCGCCTGGGTGTTGGCGTCGCGGCAGGAGACCAGCGAACCGGCGGCGGACTGACCCTCGGTGATGAAAATCTGCGATTCGAGGCCTTTATTTTTGGCCCGGTTGTAATTATGTTTGCAGTCCTTCAGCTGGGGAATGCGGATGGAGACTGACTTGGAACGTTCGCGCGCCAGCTTTTTGACGGAGTTGAGTTCTTTGCGGAGTTTTTGCGTCTCTTCAATTTTACTGATCAGTTTTTTGGCTTCTGCCGTATTGCGGTGCAGACTGTCCGAAACCGCCTGCGAAATCTGTGCCACCAGATCGGAGCGGATTTCGGAATTGCCGAGTTTGTTTTTGGTCTGACTTTCAAAGATCGGTTCTTTCAGGCGGATCGCCACGGCACCAAGCACGCCCTCGCGCACATCGTCGCCGGAAAACTTTTTGCTGGCATAATCGTTAATTCCCCGCAGCAGACCTTCGCGGAAGGCGGAAAGGTGCGTTCCGCCATCAGAGGTAAACTGGCCGTTGACGAAAGAATAATACTCTTCGGAAAAACGGTTGGTGTGCGTGAACGCAAATTCCAGTGTTTTATCCGTGTAGTGGAAGGGCGGATAGATTTTTTCGTACTGGCTTTCGTCGCGGATGAGATCAAGGAGACCGCCTTTACAGTGATAGAGCTCACCGTTAAACCAGATTTTAAGCTGCGGATTCAGATAGGCATAAAACCGCAGGCGTCGGGCAAGGTGGTCCGTGTTGAATTTATATTTTTTGAAAATATCGGGATCCGGTGAAAAGGCCACAAAGGTGCCGTTCGGTTCTTTGGTTTTTCCCTTTTCTTCGCGTACCAGATTGCCTCGTTCAAATTCCGCCTCCACAAATTTTCCGTCGCGATGCGAACGTACAAGAAAATAAGTGGAAAGGGCATTCACCGCTTTGGTGCCGACCCCGTTCAGACCGACCGAAAACTGAAATACATCATCATTATATTTAGCGCCCGTATTAATTTTAGAGACGCAGTCGACCACTTTACCCAGCGGGATACCGCGGCCGAAATCGCGGATCGTTACCATATCGTCTTCAATTGAAACATTGATGCGGTCACCATGGCCCATAATAAATTCATCAATGCCGTTATCGATTACCTCTTTGACGAGAATATAAATGCCGTCGTCATAGTGTGCGCCACTGCCGGTACGGCCGATATACATACCGGTACGCAGACGAATGTGCTCAAGCGACGACAGTGTCTTAATTTTATCTTCTGTGTATTCGATCTTTTTTTTGGCAGCCATAGGCCTGAATTCCTCTAAAACCACAAGATATGGATATGAATTGACTTAAAACCCGCAAAATCTAGCAATTCACTGAAACTCCTTCAAGCGGATCACCCAAAATTCCGCCGGACGGGCAGGAGTTCACTTGCAGCTGGAGATCCGGTTGTTCGGGTAGGGGCTTTACTTCGGGTATCGGGAGCTTAGGATGCTTTTATAGATCCCGGGCGGGCCGGAGTTTTGGCTTATTCATGATGAGGACGGTATTTGCATACGTTTGGCTTCGGACGGAAATAAGCGGGATTTGATGTTGAGCAATGGGGCGTAAACGAAAACGTGGAATGTCGGTGGGGTGTCTGTTTTCCAGGTATTGGAAACGGATCGGCATCGCTCTGCTGATATACTGGTTTCTATTGGAGGGCCGGTTTTATTTTCCGAAGTTTCCGCGTCCGCCGAAAGGGGTTCAGCCCATCGAGGTGCAGATGAAAACAACGTCCTACTGTCATTGCCGGAAATGCTGCTCCTATAAGTGGTTTCTGTTTATACCGTACCGGAAAACCGGGGCATTCACGTTCCGGATCAAACAGGTGGGCGTTACCTCCTCCGGTGCGATTACGCGGCCGGGAACCCTTGCGGCCGACACTTCGATTTATCCCTACGGTACCGTGATGTACATTCCCGGATACGGTTATGGAGTGGTTGAGGATACCGGCGGAGCGGTGCAGGGGAAACACATTGATCTCTATCGACCGAATCATTGGTTGGCCCGCGCCTGGGGGGTGCGGCACAAAAAAGTGAAAGTGTGGCTTTCTCCGGCAGCGGAAAAAGCGGGGGAGGATGAAGAGAGGAATAAGATTGCTGAATGAATTCAATTGTTTTATAAAAAAAATTGAATACAAAAAAGAGAGGGATACCCATGAAGAAGAAATTCGCTGTAGTAGGATTGGCTACACTTATCACCGCGGCAACTGTGGCGGCCGAAACCCGTTTCCCGCTTCGTCTGGATATTGATGTGTCCAGCAGAACCAGCATGGATAAACTGGGTGCCGGAGCCGATGGCGAGGTGAAGGTTGAAAAAGTGCAGTTGCGCGTGAAGGTACGTCAGGCGGGAGGGAAGTCCTGGCCGGATCCGGTAACCGCCGAACTTTATGTGATCGGTAAGCAGATTCAGACCGGTTATTTTGCCGTGATTGATGTTGTTAAAGGTGAATATACTTTTAATTCGGCAAACGACAATGCCTTTGAGTTTCAGAGCAAGCAGTATTCGCTTCCGCGCACCAGCGGGAATATCAATATGGGCGGAACCTATGAAACGTATCTGGTGGTGATTGCTGATAAGGACGGAAATGTGATCGATAGCCGTTCCGGGCGGCACATCAGAGATAAAGGCATTGCCTTCATCCGTGAACAGGGTCCGAAGACGCTGTTTGATCGCGATTGTAACGTAATCGGTGAATTCAAGCCGAACCGTGAAGGCTTTTCGGCGGCCGCGGCCGCTGCAACGGATCCGGGCGACAATTATTAAACGAATTTTCAGATCGATGAAAAGCGGCTCATCGGGCCGCTTTTTCTGTATTCGGACTCCAGAAGAACAAAAGCGCTAAAGTCGCCTTGCGTTACCGGTGCCGGTTCCGGTATGAATACCGACCGCTTTTTTATGCTTTAAGGGCTCATAGCTCAGTCGGTCAGAGCAGGAGACTCATAATCTCTTGGTCGGGGGTTCAAGTCCCTCTGAGCCCACCAACATTCAAGGTCAGCCGAAAGGCTGGCCTTTTTTTGTGTTTTTAGGAACGCGAATGTGCGGGCCGGATTTGGCGGTGGATCTCTTTTTTCTTTTTCATTCCTCTTTATTTCAGCGCTTGTTACAATAATCTGATTTCGCTTGGAGGTGTGCGTGTCGGTGGGGTGAATGATCCTGATATCAGTTATACCAAACGTTAAAACTATCCGGTATAAATTTGATCCCTCGCAGAGGCGCTGAGGACGCAGAGAAATTCAGTCATAAATGGCTCCGCGCGCTCTGCGTCGCTGCGCGGAATAACGCTGTCGTTAAGACCGGAATGTTTTAGTAAATGGTATTATGTTCCATGCCCGTCGATAGGCCGGTGTGCAGGATCTATCTCCTGGCTGCTTTCAGAGGCTGAACGGGAATGGCGACATTGGAGGAGGGGCAGGGATGGTTGTCAGAATGGGCAGAGTGACTGCGGGCCGTGAGATAGGGGTTGAATAACAGAGGTATCCGATATGAAGTATAAATGGTTGTTTGCATGTTTGGGTTTGATGGCGGGAGTTGCGGTGATGGCGCAGGATGAAATTAAACTTTGGGACGGCGATATGCCGGGGGCGGTGCGGAAAAAGCGGAAGAGCTGGCACCGGATAAAGGGGATGGTGTGATCCGTCTGACGAATGTCAGTGAGCCGATGCTTCAATTGTTTCTTGTGGATTCCGAAAAACCGGTGCCTTTTGTGATTGTCTGTCCCGGCGGCGGCTATTGGATTCTCAGCATGAATTCTGAGGGAACGGAGATTGCGGAGTGGCTGAATTCCATAGGGGTTTCGGCGGCGGTATTGAAGTATCGGGTTCCGGACAATCGTGCCGGTGCGCTGGCGGATGCGAAACAGGCCGTGAAAATGGCTCGTGAACATGCTTCGGACTGGAAGATCAATCCGCACAAAGTGGGTATGCTGGGCTTTTCGGCCGGCGGGCATCTGACGGCGGCGTGCAGTTCTTCTGACGTGCGTCCGGATTTTTCAGTGCTGGTTTATCCGGCTTATCTTTTTAAAGAGGGCGGGATTGACCTGGTGGATGAGATTCCGGTTGATGCCGAAACGCCGCCGGCATTTGTGGTACAGGCGAAAGACGATAAAAAATATTATCGCAGCACGTTGGCGTATACAAAGGCTCTGGATGCGGCTGGTGTGGAGGTGGAATCGCATCTTTTTGCGCGGGGCGGGCATGGTTTCGGCATGCGTGATCGGGGGCATCCGGTGCATACCGTGTGGCCGGTACTGTGTGAAGCGTGGATGCGGGATATCGGAATTTTAGAGCCGTAAACGGAGAAAGAATATGAATCGCAGGTTTTTTATCGGTGCAGTGGGCGCGGCGTCCGCCGTTTTGGGAACGGGCCGGGTCGGCCGGATTTCTCCGAAATATGTTTTTTTATTGATCGGTGATGGTATGGGTGCGGCTCAGCGCGAGGTGGCGGAGCGGTATGTCCGTTTAAAATACCCTTCGCGTAATCCGGTTCTGTCGATGAATCGTTTGCCGGTGCGGGGGCTGACTTCTACCGAGGAAATTACGGGGAAGGTAACGGATTCCGCGGCATCCGGTACGGCGCTGGCCTGCGGGGAGAAAACGGTGAACGGTGCCGTCGGTATGGGACAGGACTTGAAGACACCGTTCCGGTCGATGGCATATGATGCGCAGACGGCGGGCAGAAGGGTGGGGATTGTAACGTCGGTGCCGATCGATCATGCCACCCCGGCCTGCTTTTATGCTCAGGTGCCGAAGAGGAATATGTATTACGAAATTACGGAGCAGCTCCCGCAGAGTGGGTTTGATTATTTTGCCGGAGAGCCGTTGCTGGGGAGGGGAAAAAGCGGGGATAAAGCCTCTCCGGATCAGCTGCTTGAGGCCGGGGGATATCGACGGGTTACGAGCCGTCAGGACTTCGATGCGCTTAAACCAGGAGATGAAAAGATCGTTGTTGAGCATAAAATGGGCTATGCCATTGATGGGAAACAATCGCTTTCGCTGGCTGACCTGACCCGTAAAGGTATTGAGCTGCTTGATGGCGAATCGGGTTTTTTCATGATGGTTGAGGGAGGAAAAATCGATTGGAGCGGTCATGCGAACGATCTGCCGACCAATATTCATGAAACGTTGGCGTTTGATGACGCGGTGACCGTTGCGGTGGAATTTTATGAAAAACATCCGGCAGAGACGCTGGTGGTTGTGACGGCGGATCATGAAACGGGCGGGCTTGAGCTGGCGTCTGACGCTCCGGATCTTGTTGAGGCCATTGATGCTCAGGAGTTCCGGGGACAGAAGTATATGGATGATGTTGCGGAATGGAAAAAGTCGGCTTCTGTTTCTGTGGGCGACGCTTATGAGCGGCTGGTGGATTGCTTTGGGCTTGCCGGTCTTTCGCCGGAAGCGTCCGGGCATATCCGCAAGGCGGTGGAGCAGACATTTAAGAACGGTGAAAAAGATGGCCGTGATCCGGAAATCCAGAAAATGTACGGAAAACGAAATGCGGCGGTAATCAGCTGTCAGCATGCACTGGCTGAACGCGCCGGAGCGCGGTGGACCAGTTATCAGCATACGAGTGCCCTGGTGCCGACAACCGCTGTTGGCAATGGCGCGGAGCAGTTTAGCGGCAGATACAGCAACGCGGATATCGGCCGGCGGTTGAAAGTGCTTATCCAATCCTGAATTTATTCGGGATTGGCGTTGTGCGGGTACAGAACATGTGAATCGCGACCGCAGTTGCGAGGAGATTTCGACGAAGGGGCATAATATGCCTTCTATGGGGGAGGGGTTCTGTTATCTCAAACGTTTGTGTTGACCTAATTGACAGGTAACTGTCTGTCCATTTTTCAGCTGGGACTCCGTCATCATAAAGAAGTGTTAATGTAAACATAGAACGGAGAAACTGGAGATGAGGGGTTTTATAATCAGTGTACTGCTGCTGTTGGCCGGTAGAGGGATGGCGGAGGAAAGTGTGTTTAATATTCTGGATTTCGGTGCGCAGAAGGGGCAATGGAATATGAGCACTGAGGCTATTCAGAAGGCAATTGATGCCTGCCATAAAGCCGGAGGCGGAAGAGTGCTGTTTCCGAAGGGCTATTATTCCACCGGCACGCTTTTTCTGAGGAGCAATGTGCATCTCGATTTTGAGGATGGGGCAAAACTTTACGGCAGTACCGATATTAAGGATTATGCGGAAGTACCTGTTGCTACTGAGGAACCGCAATTTTCAAAATGTCTGTTTTATGCGGAGGAAGCGGAGAATATAACGATCACAGGGGTGGATACCTCGGAGATCAACGGCCGGGGCTATTATTTTCGCTGGGCGCCGGAAAGACCGAAACTGTTCCGCTTTGAGCGGTGCAGAAATATTCGCGTGGAAGATATGACCATTAAAAATTCCGGTTCGTGGTGCATCTATTTCGGGGGCTGCGATACGGTCCGGATGACGCGGGTGTCTATTTACAATAAGGAAAATCATAACAACGATGGAATGAACTACGACGGGTGTTCCAACGTCTGGATCAAAGACTGTAATCTGCAGGTGGAGGACGATGCAATCTGCCTGAAAAGTTCAATCAATCGTACATGCGAAAATATCAATGTGGAAGGCTGCAGTGTGAGCAGTTATCATGCGGCACTTAAATTCGGTACTGCATCGGGATGGGGATTTAAAGATGTCACGGTCAGGAACTGCCGGTTTTATGATTGCCGTTACGGTACGATTAAATTGCTGATGGTTGACGGCGGCTATATTGATAATGTGCATATTTCCGATATTGATCTGTTCAACTGTGCTGGGCCGATTTTTCTGCGGCTGGGGAATCGGGGACGGGATTACACCCGGTCGATTCGTCAGGTTTATGATGCTGATGTGAAGCCTGAGGGCCGTCCGGTGGGTACGTTGAAAAATGTCTATATAGGAAATATCAGCGGTCGTCTTTATGGACGTAACGATGCGGTGGAGGGGATTATGTTTACCGGTATTCCCGGTCACTATATTGAAAATGTAACGCTGGAAAATATCGACCTCACTTTTTCGGGTCACGGTAATCTTGATGCCAATGTGGTGGTCCCGGAGGATGAGGCTCGGTATCCGGAACAGTCGTTTTTTGGTGCACTGAATTCATACGGTCTGTTTATCCGCCACGCAAAAAACGTAAAGTTGAATAACGTCAAACTGCGGTTGCGCGGCCATGATTCCCGTCCGCCCATTTATTTGGAGGATGTGCGTGGCGGGGTATTCAGTAACGTGAGTGTTGAAGTGAGCGGAAATGTCACGGATGTGGTGATGCAGAAAAATGTGACCGGTGTGAAAAAGCTGGATGCTGTTCGTGCCGTTCCTGTTGCGTTCTAATATTGATCAGTTCCATAGTTTTCCGGGATAAATTCCGCTTTCGTGCATGGATTTCAGGGCCTGGACGACGGCGGGGCGGTCTTCGGGATAGGTGACGCCGAACCACCGGGCATCGGAGCTGAGTATTTTAATCCGGGTTTCGCCGTTGTGCATCATGCGTGTGACGATATCGGGAATATACCATTCTGATTTCTGTTCGCAGCCTCTGTTCTGCAGGAACTCGATAAACTTTTCTTCCAGGGACTGGAAAAACTGCGGCGCAAATCCCCAGAAGTTCATGGAGACGATTTCATTGCCGGTCATATCGAAGGCGGTACCGTTTTCAATATATTGAACGGTGCCGGCTTTATTGGTGATAATTTCGGTGCGCTCGGTGATTTCAGAAAGATAGCCGTTGTCTGTTTTGCAGACGCCGCGTGAAACCGATCCGTTGGGGGAGAGCGTGTTTTTCAGCCGATAGCCAACCATGCAACTCTCGTTTTCTTTCAGGGCCGGGAACGCTTCTGTGATGGTCCTGTAGGCTTCGGCACCATAGAAATCGTCTGCATTCTGTACGCAGAAGGGTTCGCTGATGAGATCTTTGGCGCAAAGTACGGCCTGTCCGGTGCCCCAGGGTTTGGTGCGGCCTTCGGGAATGGAAAATCCGGCGGGCAGATCGCTCAATGACTGGAATGCGTACTGTACATCGATTTTTTCGGTGAATTTGCTGCCGACCTGTTCCTTGAAGGCGTTTTCGAAATCGCGGCGGATCACGAAGACGACTCTGCCGAAGCCGGCCTGGATGGCATCGAAAATAGAATATTCCAGCAGGGTTTCGCCGTTGGGACCTACGGGGTCGAGCTGTTTAAGCCCGCCGTAGCGGCTGCCCATGCCGGCGGCCATAATCAGTAGTGTCGGTTTCATAATCGTCCTTTCGTTCTGAATCTGAGTGTCGAAGGTTGAATGTCAGGACAGGCTAGCAGTAGTGGCCGGTTGCGGAAAGGCACAAGAGGTGCAAAGGTTTTCCAGAATTGGACTTGCCCGGAAGCAGGGAAGTTACTACGTTTTTGCCCTTCATTTTTAAGTGCACGGAGGAATGGCTGAGTGGCTTAAGGCGCGCGATTCGAAATCGTGTGGGCGGAAACGCCTCGGGGGTTCAAATCCCTCTTCCTCCGCCATTTTTCACCCCGCAGGTTCTGTCGAGCCGGCGGGGTTTGTTTTACCGGTGCCGGGGGGTGCTGTAGTAGGGATAGATCGCGGGGTCGGTGGCGGGCTTGATCTGTTTCCAGTGTTTGTAGGACCAGAGCCAGAATTCGGGGTGATTGCGGATTTGTGTGCTGATCACATCCATGATCTGCTGGGTAAGATCTTTAACGATTTTCCGGTGGTCGGCCTGTTTGTCAAAAACGGGCGGGGTAATGACCGGTCCGGTGTGTGCTTCATATTTTCCGTTGCCGACGGGATGGCTGAAGGCGAAAATGATGTCGGTACCGGTGCGGTAGGCCAAATAGGCCGGTGCAGAGGAAACGGGTGTAGGCATGCCCAGAAAGTCGACCCAGATTCCTCCGTCTTTTTCCGCAGTATTCTGATCGAGAACAAATGCGGCTTTGCCTTTGTTTCTGAAGCGATTGATGAGTGTGCGTGTGGCTCCTTTGCGGGGAATGACGGTCATACCGGTTTTTTCGCGGAGGCGGTTCAGTAGGCGGTCGACGGCTGCATTTTTGGTGATGGCGGCAATGCTGGCGACATCGATGCCCAGCAGCCCGCTCTGCAGGCCGATCAGTTCCCAGTTTCCGGTGTGGGCGGTGATGATGATGTGTGCACGCTTTTCAAAGTACGGGCCGTCGGCCGGTATGAAGCATTGGTATTTTTCTGTGCGGGATGGTGTGAAGCGTGAAAACCAGAAAATGTCGC from Verrucomicrobia bacterium S94 carries:
- a CDS encoding alpha/beta hydrolase; the encoded protein is MRLTNVSEPMLQLFLVDSEKPVPFVIVCPGGGYWILSMNSEGTEIAEWLNSIGVSAAVLKYRVPDNRAGALADAKQAVKMAREHASDWKINPHKVGMLGFSAGGHLTAACSSSDVRPDFSVLVYPAYLFKEGGIDLVDEIPVDAETPPAFVVQAKDDKKYYRSTLAYTKALDAAGVEVESHLFARGGHGFGMRDRGHPVHTVWPVLCEAWMRDIGILEP
- a CDS encoding type IIA DNA topoisomerase subunit B, with the translated sequence MAAKKKIEYTEDKIKTLSSLEHIRLRTGMYIGRTGSGAHYDDGIYILVKEVIDNGIDEFIMGHGDRINVSIEDDMVTIRDFGRGIPLGKVVDCVSKINTGAKYNDDVFQFSVGLNGVGTKAVNALSTYFLVRSHRDGKFVEAEFERGNLVREEKGKTKEPNGTFVAFSPDPDIFKKYKFNTDHLARRLRFYAYLNPQLKIWFNGELYHCKGGLLDLIRDESQYEKIYPPFHYTDKTLEFAFTHTNRFSEEYYSFVNGQFTSDGGTHLSAFREGLLRGINDYASKKFSGDDVREGVLGAVAIRLKEPIFESQTKNKLGNSEIRSDLVAQISQAVSDSLHRNTAEAKKLISKIEETQKLRKELNSVKKLARERSKSVSIRIPQLKDCKHNYNRAKNKGLESQIFITEGQSAAGSLVSCRDANTQAIFTLKGKPLNVCDLKRDALYKNVETYNLMRALNIEENIDNLRYNHVILATDADVDGLHIRNLMITFFLRFFEGLVRNGHLKILETPLFRVRNKKETIYCYSEEERKNALKKLGRGAEITRFKGLGEISPGEFKDFISKENMRLSQVNVHGDHSIPEILSFYMGKNSPDRRDFIMDNLVLDAEMLN
- a CDS encoding alkaline phosphatase; its protein translation is MNRRFFIGAVGAASAVLGTGRVGRISPKYVFLLIGDGMGAAQREVAERYVRLKYPSRNPVLSMNRLPVRGLTSTEEITGKVTDSAASGTALACGEKTVNGAVGMGQDLKTPFRSMAYDAQTAGRRVGIVTSVPIDHATPACFYAQVPKRNMYYEITEQLPQSGFDYFAGEPLLGRGKSGDKASPDQLLEAGGYRRVTSRQDFDALKPGDEKIVVEHKMGYAIDGKQSLSLADLTRKGIELLDGESGFFMMVEGGKIDWSGHANDLPTNIHETLAFDDAVTVAVEFYEKHPAETLVVVTADHETGGLELASDAPDLVEAIDAQEFRGQKYMDDVAEWKKSASVSVGDAYERLVDCFGLAGLSPEASGHIRKAVEQTFKNGEKDGRDPEIQKMYGKRNAAVISCQHALAERAGARWTSYQHTSALVPTTAVGNGAEQFSGRYSNADIGRRLKVLIQS
- a CDS encoding glycoside hydrolase family 28 protein yields the protein MRGFIISVLLLLAGRGMAEESVFNILDFGAQKGQWNMSTEAIQKAIDACHKAGGGRVLFPKGYYSTGTLFLRSNVHLDFEDGAKLYGSTDIKDYAEVPVATEEPQFSKCLFYAEEAENITITGVDTSEINGRGYYFRWAPERPKLFRFERCRNIRVEDMTIKNSGSWCIYFGGCDTVRMTRVSIYNKENHNNDGMNYDGCSNVWIKDCNLQVEDDAICLKSSINRTCENINVEGCSVSSYHAALKFGTASGWGFKDVTVRNCRFYDCRYGTIKLLMVDGGYIDNVHISDIDLFNCAGPIFLRLGNRGRDYTRSIRQVYDADVKPEGRPVGTLKNVYIGNISGRLYGRNDAVEGIMFTGIPGHYIENVTLENIDLTFSGHGNLDANVVVPEDEARYPEQSFFGALNSYGLFIRHAKNVKLNNVKLRLRGHDSRPPIYLEDVRGGVFSNVSVEVSGNVTDVVMQKNVTGVKKLDAVRAVPVAF
- a CDS encoding nucleotidyltransferase — encoded protein: MKPTLLIMAAGMGSRYGGLKQLDPVGPNGETLLEYSIFDAIQAGFGRVVFVIRRDFENAFKEQVGSKFTEKIDVQYAFQSLSDLPAGFSIPEGRTKPWGTGQAVLCAKDLISEPFCVQNADDFYGAEAYRTITEAFPALKENESCMVGYRLKNTLSPNGSVSRGVCKTDNGYLSEITERTEIITNKAGTVQYIENGTAFDMTGNEIVSMNFWGFAPQFFQSLEEKFIEFLQNRGCEQKSEWYIPDIVTRMMHNGETRIKILSSDARWFGVTYPEDRPAVVQALKSMHESGIYPGKLWN